One Pseudorasbora parva isolate DD20220531a chromosome 4, ASM2467924v1, whole genome shotgun sequence genomic region harbors:
- the LOC137073085 gene encoding lectin-like produces the protein MSKSGSLRFVLLLTLLFESGNFLTMDRGFAVDHTNVTWCSMPEECDVHGFNDWFKVGRYCVKYFKKPANFTQAEFSCRRKVPGAHLVSVHSRKDNNYLLCIVKKFNRNNLRFWLGGFEFFQSGKFFWLDGSFWNYQIWTRGEPNNMYTSKEECVEMNWKEVGKWNDDNCYAKKNYMCAFKRHDMLEADPE, from the exons ATG TCGAAATCAGGATCCTTAAGATTTGTTCTGTTGCTGACTCTTCTCTTTGAGAGTGGCAACTTCTTAACAATGGATAGAG GTTTTGCTGTTGACCATACTAATGTCACATGGTGCAGTATGCCTGAAGAATGTGATGTGCATGGCTTCAATGACTGGTTTAAAGTGGGCCGCTACTGTGTCAAATACTTCAAAAAACCTGCCAACTTCACTCAAGCCGAA TTTAGCTGCAGACGCAAAGTCCCTGGTGCACATCTGGTGTCAGTGCATAGTCGAAAGGATAATAACTACTTGCTCTGCATTGTGAAAAAATTTAATCGAAACAACCTGCGCTTCTGGCTCGGAGGCTTTGAATTCTTTCAG TCTGGTAAATTTTTTTGGCTTGATGGTTCCTTCTGGAATTATCAAATTTGGACACGTGGTGAGCCAAACAACATGTACACCAGCAAAGAGGAGTGCGTGGAGATGAACTGGAAAG AGGTTGGCAAGTGGAACGATGACAATTGTTATGCCAAGAAAAACTACATGTGCGCCTTCAAACGTCATGACATGCTGGAAGCAGACCCGGAGTAG